CCATCGGCGCCCGTTTCGACGACCGCGTGATCGGCAACCCGAAGCACTTCGCGTCGCACCCGCGCAAGATCATCCACGTGGACATCGACCCGTCGTCCATCTCCAAGCGCGTGAAGGTCGATATTCCGATCGTCGGCAACGTCAAGGACGTGCTGGTGGAATTCCTCGCCCAGCTCGATGCGGCCGAGCACAAGCCGAATCCGGCGCACCTGTCGAAATGGTGGGGCCAGGTCACGGAATGGCGCAACCGCGACTGCCTGAAATACCCGACCTCGGACCTGGTCATCAAGCCGCAGGCGGTCGTCGAGAAAGTCTACGAGATCACCCGCGGCGACGCGTTCGTCACGTCGGACGTGGGCCAGCACCAGATGTGGGCCGCGCAGTACTACCGCTTCGACAAGCCGCGCCGCTGGATCAATTCCGGCGGCCTGGGCACGATGGGCGTGGGCCTGCCGTACGCGATGGGCGTGCAGATGGCGAACCCGGATGCCACGGTGGCCTGCATCACCGGCGAAGGCTCGATCCAGATGAACATCCAGGAACTGGCCACCTGCAAGCAGTATCACCTGACGCCGAAGATCATCATGCTGAACAACCGCTTCCTGGGCATGGTGCGCCAGTGGCAGCAGCTCGACTACGGTTCGCGTTATTCGGAGTCGTACATGGACTCGCTGCCGGACTTCGAAAAGCTGGCCGAAGCGTATGGCCACGTGGGCATGCGCATCGAGAAGCCGGGCGACGTCGACGGCGCGCTGCGCGAAGCGTTCGGCATGAAAGACCGCCTGGTGTTCATGAACTTCATTACCGACCAGAGCGAAAACGTGTGGCCGATGATCCAGGCGGGCAAGGGCCTCTCCGAAATGCTGCTCGGTTCGGAGGACCTCTGATATGCGACATATCATTTCTGTCTTGCTGGAAAACGAGGCGGGCGCGCTGTCCCGCGTCGTCGGCCTGTTCTCCGCACGCGGCTACAACATCGAAACGCTGACGGTGGCGCCGACCGAGGATTCCACGCTGTCGCGGATGACGATCGTCACCAGCGGCTCGGATGACATCATCGAGCAGATCACCAAGCACCTGAACCGCCTGATCGAGGTGGTCAAGGTGGTCGACCTGACCGAAGGCCAGCACATCGAGCGAGAGCTCATGCTGATCAAGGTGAGGGCGGTGGGCAAGGAGCGCGAGGAAATGAAGCGCACCGCCGACATCTTCCGCGGCCGCATCATCGACGTGACCGAGAAGACCTACACGATCGAGCTGACAGGCGCCAAGAGCAAGCTCGATGCCTTCATCGACGCGATCGACCGCACCTCGATCCTGGAAACCGTCCGCACGGGCGGCTCCGGCATCGGCCGCGGCGAACGCATCCTGAAGATCTGAACACGCGATAAGACCGGTGCACCAGTTTCAAGCTGATTGACACCGGGTTCAAGCTGATTAATACGATTCACACAAAATACTTAGGAATGACCATGAAAGTTTTCTACGACAAAGACGCTGACCTCTCCCTGATCAAAGGCAAGAACGTTGCCATCATCGGCTACGGCTCGCAGGGTCACGCTCACGCACAGAACCTGACCGAATCCGGCGTGAACGTCACCGTCGGCCTGCGCAAGGGCGGCGCATCGTGGACCAAGGTCGAACAGGCCGGCATCAAGGTCGCCGAAGTCGACGAAGCGGTGAAGGCGGCCGACGTCGTCATGATCCTGCTGCCGGACGAAAACATCGCCCAGGTGTACAACGAAAACGTCGCACCGAACATCAAGGAAGGCGCCGTGCTGGCCTTCGCCCACGGCTTCAACGTGCACTACGGCCAGGTCGTGCCGCGCGCCGACCTGGACGTGATCATGATCGCACCGAAGGCCCCTGGCCACACCGTGCGCAATACGTACAAGCAGGGTGGCGGCGTGCCGCACCTGATCGCCGTGTACCAGGACAAGTCCGGCAACGCCCGTGACATCGCCCTGTCGTACGCTTCGGCCAACGGCGGCGGCAAGGCCGGCATCATCGAAACGAACTTCCGCGAAGAAACCGAAACCGACCTGTTCGGCGAACAGGCCGTGCTGTGCGGCGGCGCCGTGGAACTGATCAAGGCCGGTTTCGAAACGCTGACCGAAGCCGGCTACGCGCCGGAAATGGCGTACTTCGAGTGCCTGCACGAACTGAAGCTGATCGTCGACCTGATCTACGAAGGCGGCATCGCCAACATGAACTACTCGATCTCGAACAACGCCGAATACGGCGAATACGTGACCGGCCCGCGGATCGTCACGTCCGAGACCAAGGATGCCATGCGCGCAGTCCTGAAGGACATCCAGACCGGCGAATACGCCAAGTCCTTCATCCTGGAAAACAAGGCCGGCGCCCCGACCCTGATCTCGCGCCGCCGCCTGACGGCCGAGCACCAGATCGAGGAAGTGGGCTCGAAACTGCGCGCGATGATGCCATGGATCGCCGCCAACAAGATGGTCGACAAGTCGAAGAACTGATCGATTTTCGCGTTACAGGAAAGCGGCCTTCGGGCCGCTTTTTTTTCACCAGCAGGGTCAGGCCGCCGCCCGCTGCCGCTCCAGCGCCACGAGCAGCGCATCGATATAGGTGCGGCTGGCGCGCAGCGGCGTGCCATCGCGCAGGCGCAGGATGGCGTCGCGGTTGCCCAGCGTGCGCAGTTCGGCCACCTGGTCCAGCCGCACGATGGCCGAGCGGTGCACGCGCGCGAAGGCGGCCGGGTCCAGCGACTCCACCAGCCGGTGCAGAGATGTTCGCACCAGGTATTCGCGCCCGGCCGCGTGGAGCGTGGCATAGTCGCCGGCCGCATCGATCCATTCCACCTCGCCGGCATCGACGAACACCAGGCGGCTGCCATACCGTACCGTGAAGCGCGACAGGTAGCGGGCAGGTTCGGCCACGGGCGCCGGCGGCGCCTGGTGCCGGAACTTCCACGCCTGCCGCGCCCGCGCCACCGCCTCGGCAAAGCGCTCGTCCTCCACCGGCTTGAGCAGGTAGTCGACCACGTCCAGCGCGAATGCCTGCACGGCGAACTGCTCGTATGCCGTCAGCAGCACGGCCAGCGGGCGCTCGGCCACGGGCAGCGCGGCAAGCACGTCGAGGCCGCGCATGCCCGGCATCTCCACATCGAGAAACACCAGGTCTGGCCGCGTTTCGCGAATGCCCGCCAGCGCGGCCGGGCCGTCGCCATGCTCCGCCACCACGTGCATGTCCGCGCACTGGCGCAGCCGGGCCAGCACACCGGCACGCGCCAGCGGTTCATCGTCGATGACGAGCACCCGCATCATGCCGCGCGCACCCAGATGGCGCCGGCCGCCTCGGCGCGCCGCAGCGGGATATCGACGGCGACCTCGAACCGGCTGCCGGCCACATGCCGGGCGGTGAAACGGTATGCGCCACCGTACAGTTTTTTCAGCCGCTCGGCCACGTTGCGGATGCCCACGCCGAGCGACTCGCCACGGGCGGCTTCGACGCGCGCGTCGTTGACCAGCCGGAGTTGCAGCGTGCCATCCGCGGCGGAGATCGCCAGCGCCAATGCGCCGCCGGCGGCATCGGGGGCGATGCCATGTCGTACGGCATTTTCCACCAGCGGCTGCAGCAGCAGGCACGGCACCTGCGCATCGAGCAGGCCGGGGCCGATGTCGATGGCGATGCGCAGCCGCTCGCCCAGCCGGGCCTTCTCGATCTCCAGGTAGCTTTCGGTCAGCACCAGTTCGTCGGCCAGCGCATGTTCGTGGGTATGACCGGTAGCCAGCGTGGCGCGCAGCAGGTCCGCCAGTTGCGCGATCATCCGGTTGGCATCGCGCTCGCGGCCCGTGGCGACCAGCGCGGATACCGCGTTGAGGGTGTTGAACAGGAAGTGCGGCTGCAACTGGAAGCGCAGCGCGCGCAATTCGGCGTCGCGCGCCATCAGCAGTGCCTCTGCCGCGCGCGAGCGCTCGTGGCCCAGTGCTGCGTTGAAGGCCACCACCGCATGCGCGGCGCAGAACGCGATCAGCGGCAGCCAGCAACCATCCAGGCCGGCGAACAGGTTGTTCCAGTTGTAGCTGTCGCGCAGTGCAAGGCGGATGCTCAGCGTCTGGCCCAGCAGGTTGTTCGCCACCGACATCGCATACGTGGCCGCCAGCAGTGCCAGCACGGTACCCCACCAGGGCAGTCCGCGCCGCCACAGGTGGCGCTGCAGCCCGGCGGTAGGGGCGATCCACGCCAGGTAGGTACACAGGTACAGCGTGCGGAAAATCAGCGGACGCTCATGGCCGAAGTCCGGCACCCCCATGATGGCGATGCAGGCCGTGATCGGGAGCGCCGCCAGCAGCGCGTGGTGGAAGGGCGGCTCGGCAAGGCGGGCAGTGTCGAAGGAACGCGGAGACATGGCAGCGATTGTAGCCGCAGTTGCGGTAACGTCAGCCGATCGAATACACCATCGAACTGATCTTCCAGCCGCCTTCCGTTTTCACCAGGTGCCAGGACTCGGCCCCCTTGTTGTTCACCTTGCCGTCTTCGATGAACTCGAAATCGAAATATACGGTGCCGATGCTGCCGTTGCTGTGGATGCGCACGTTATGAAAGCGCTCCTCGACGGGCAGCTTGCTGGTGCCGACGAACTCGGTGAACTTCAGGTAGGTGGAGGGCCGCACGCGCGGCTGGCCGGGTTTCAGCCGGATCCCGTCGCTGGCCACGGCCAGCCAGCTGTTGTCCGCCGGGAGGAACATCGCTTCCAGCGCGGTGCGGTCCCTGGCGACGATCGCGGCCTGGAAAGCCTTGACCAAGGTGTCGATCTGCGCCACGGCCGCGGCATCGTCGCCGGCCGGTTCGGCCGGTTCGGCATACGCGGCGGGGCAGCAGAAGGCGCACAGCAGCAGGGCGGCGGCCAGCAGTTTTTTCATTGCAATGCTCCGGTTGGGATGACCCTGCAAATGTACCGGGCCAACCGCGCGGGCGGCGGGCTTTTGCGGTGAAACGATGCCCCGTTGCGCCGAGCCGCCACTATTTTTGACGAACTGGATGGAATCGTAGCGTCACGGCTTGCTCTATAGAATCTGTATTGCTGTTTGCAATCTCGCGAATTGAAGCATCATGCGCAACAGAACCCGCCTGTTCCTGTCGATCCTGTTTCCCGCCATGGTATCCACAGGGCGCGCGCGATTCCAGAACACCGCTGGTCAAGCGGCTGCGCATCGGCATTTCGTACGCACCGGTTGCAGCTGAGCAGGCATGCTGCCGGTGGGCTGTACGTTTGCCTTGATATGCATCAAGAATTAGTTTACTGTTATTTTAGTTGTAAAAAAAGTAACTTTCCTTGTGAAAGTCAATGGCACTCCAGCGTTGCCGGCCATGGCCGCACGCGCCTACCGAGAACCGATATGACACGAATCTGTAACAGAACCCCACTGGCGTGGGTCATGGCGGTGGCCTTGATGGCTGCCAACGGCAGTGCAATGGCCGACGCTTATATCAGCCAGACTATCGACTCCGTAAAATTCGGGGTAGTCGACCTTACACCGGCGGACGGGCAGGCTGCCGGCTTCACGGTCGAGGGCCCATGGTCGAGCCGTCATACCTCCGAATATCTGATCGGCGGGGTGCGGTTCAGCAGCCAGGCAAGCGTTCCGGCAGGCAGCTATGTCGCGAATGGCAATGCTGGTACTACTTACTTCTACGATGAGGTGTACCCCGACTGGGGCTTTGTCAACGTGCTCAGCGGTTCGATCGCGCCAGGAAACTGGGTCAGTACCGGCTTCACGCAATCGAGACGTCTCATACTGGCACCGCACAGCCTGCTGAGTGTCAGCGGGAACTACGATTTCTCTGGACACGGCGATGGCATGGCAACGACAGGCTCCCTGGTCGTGGACCTGCTTGGTCGTTCGGTGCGGGCAGGAGGAAGCATTTACAACTACACCAGCGCAGAAGACGTTTTCCATTACAGCCTGGTCAACAACACCGACGAATCGATGGAAGTGTCGGTTCAACTGAAGGCAGCGGTAAGGTTCAGCGGCACGCCGGCAGTTCTGTCGGCTGTTCCCGAACCCGGTGCATATGCGATGCTGCTGGGTGGCTTTGCCCTGTTCGGCATGCTGGCTGCACGTCGCCGTCCTGTCCAACCCCGATCCACGTCCCGGAGTGCATGATGAAAAGTACCGCCTTGCTGATCGCCGCACTCGTTGCGCCCTTCGCCATGCCGGCCGCAGGCGCCGCGCCCGCCGTAACAGCCACGATCAGTTATTCACAGTTCAAGTTCAGCGTTGTCGACCTGACGC
Above is a window of Pseudoduganella dura DNA encoding:
- a CDS encoding acetolactate synthase 3 catalytic subunit; amino-acid sequence: MNNEAAITGAEILVRCLAEEGVEHVFGYPGGAVLYIYDAIFKQDKFQHILVRHEQAAIHAADAYSRSSQKTGVAIVTSGPGVTNAVTGLSTAYMDSVPMVVISGQVPSHAIGQDAFQECDTVGITRPVVKHNFLVKDVKDLAETVKKAFYIARTGRPGPVLVDIPKDISMHKHTFSYPKEIEMRSYRPVDKGHSGQIRKAVQLLLAAERPMIYTGGGVILANASNELNKLVERLGFPVTNTLMGLGGSRASSDQYVGMPGMHGTYEANMAMQHCDVLIAIGARFDDRVIGNPKHFASHPRKIIHVDIDPSSISKRVKVDIPIVGNVKDVLVEFLAQLDAAEHKPNPAHLSKWWGQVTEWRNRDCLKYPTSDLVIKPQAVVEKVYEITRGDAFVTSDVGQHQMWAAQYYRFDKPRRWINSGGLGTMGVGLPYAMGVQMANPDATVACITGEGSIQMNIQELATCKQYHLTPKIIMLNNRFLGMVRQWQQLDYGSRYSESYMDSLPDFEKLAEAYGHVGMRIEKPGDVDGALREAFGMKDRLVFMNFITDQSENVWPMIQAGKGLSEMLLGSEDL
- the ilvN gene encoding acetolactate synthase small subunit: MRHIISVLLENEAGALSRVVGLFSARGYNIETLTVAPTEDSTLSRMTIVTSGSDDIIEQITKHLNRLIEVVKVVDLTEGQHIERELMLIKVRAVGKEREEMKRTADIFRGRIIDVTEKTYTIELTGAKSKLDAFIDAIDRTSILETVRTGGSGIGRGERILKI
- the ilvC gene encoding ketol-acid reductoisomerase; translated protein: MKVFYDKDADLSLIKGKNVAIIGYGSQGHAHAQNLTESGVNVTVGLRKGGASWTKVEQAGIKVAEVDEAVKAADVVMILLPDENIAQVYNENVAPNIKEGAVLAFAHGFNVHYGQVVPRADLDVIMIAPKAPGHTVRNTYKQGGGVPHLIAVYQDKSGNARDIALSYASANGGGKAGIIETNFREETETDLFGEQAVLCGGAVELIKAGFETLTEAGYAPEMAYFECLHELKLIVDLIYEGGIANMNYSISNNAEYGEYVTGPRIVTSETKDAMRAVLKDIQTGEYAKSFILENKAGAPTLISRRRLTAEHQIEEVGSKLRAMMPWIAANKMVDKSKN
- a CDS encoding LytR/AlgR family response regulator transcription factor: MMRVLVIDDEPLARAGVLARLRQCADMHVVAEHGDGPAALAGIRETRPDLVFLDVEMPGMRGLDVLAALPVAERPLAVLLTAYEQFAVQAFALDVVDYLLKPVEDERFAEAVARARQAWKFRHQAPPAPVAEPARYLSRFTVRYGSRLVFVDAGEVEWIDAAGDYATLHAAGREYLVRTSLHRLVESLDPAAFARVHRSAIVRLDQVAELRTLGNRDAILRLRDGTPLRASRTYIDALLVALERQRAAA
- a CDS encoding sensor histidine kinase, which produces MSPRSFDTARLAEPPFHHALLAALPITACIAIMGVPDFGHERPLIFRTLYLCTYLAWIAPTAGLQRHLWRRGLPWWGTVLALLAATYAMSVANNLLGQTLSIRLALRDSYNWNNLFAGLDGCWLPLIAFCAAHAVVAFNAALGHERSRAAEALLMARDAELRALRFQLQPHFLFNTLNAVSALVATGRERDANRMIAQLADLLRATLATGHTHEHALADELVLTESYLEIEKARLGERLRIAIDIGPGLLDAQVPCLLLQPLVENAVRHGIAPDAAGGALALAISAADGTLQLRLVNDARVEAARGESLGVGIRNVAERLKKLYGGAYRFTARHVAGSRFEVAVDIPLRRAEAAGAIWVRAA
- a CDS encoding nuclear transport factor 2 family protein, which translates into the protein MKKLLAAALLLCAFCCPAAYAEPAEPAGDDAAAVAQIDTLVKAFQAAIVARDRTALEAMFLPADNSWLAVASDGIRLKPGQPRVRPSTYLKFTEFVGTSKLPVEERFHNVRIHSNGSIGTVYFDFEFIEDGKVNNKGAESWHLVKTEGGWKISSMVYSIG
- a CDS encoding PEP-CTERM sorting domain-containing protein; this encodes MAANGSAMADAYISQTIDSVKFGVVDLTPADGQAAGFTVEGPWSSRHTSEYLIGGVRFSSQASVPAGSYVANGNAGTTYFYDEVYPDWGFVNVLSGSIAPGNWVSTGFTQSRRLILAPHSLLSVSGNYDFSGHGDGMATTGSLVVDLLGRSVRAGGSIYNYTSAEDVFHYSLVNNTDESMEVSVQLKAAVRFSGTPAVLSAVPEPGAYAMLLGGFALFGMLAARRRPVQPRSTSRSA